A region of the Bacillus sp. NP247 genome:
GCAATATTACCAGTTATCTTTACGAAATTGGGAAATCTTCCTCCATCTGCACAGATTGGTGGAACGAGTATGTTAATCGTTGTCGGCGTTGCTTTAGAAACAATGAAGCAGCTAGAAAGCCAATTGGTAAAACGCCATTACAAAGGGTTTATCAAGCAGTGAGTAAGTGGGAAGAATTGTCTTCCCTACATGCTCATGTACTGAGGGGGAACAAGGATGAACTTAATTTTAATGGGGCTTCCTGGTGCTGGTAAAGGTACACAAGCCGAACAGATTGTTGCCAAGTATAACATCCCTCACATCTCAACAGGAGATATGTTCCGTGCAGCTATGAAGGCTGAAACTGAACTTGGTTTACAAGCAAAATCTTTTATTGATAAAGGTGCGCTTGTTCCAGATGAAGTTACAATCGGAATTGTTCGTGAACGTTTAAGTCAGGAAGACTGTATTAAAGGCTTCTTATTAGATGGTTTCCCACGAACCGTTGCACAAGCATCAGCTCTTGAAGAGATTATGAAAGATCTTGGCAAAAAAATCGACTATGTTTTAAACATTAATGTGGATTCAGGGTTGTTATTAACACGCCTTACAGGCCGTCGCATTTGTAAAGAGTGCGGTGCGACTTACCACTTAGAATTCAATCCACCAGCAAAAGCTGATGTGTGCGATAAATGTGGTGGCGAATTATATCAACGCTCTGATGACAATGAAGAAACTGTAGCAAATCGTTTAGATGTAAATATTAAGCAAACAAAACCTTTGCTTGATTTCTACGAGGAGCTTGGTTACTTACAAAGCATTAATGGTGAGCAAGATATCAATAAAGTATTTGCTGATATCGATGTTCTCATCGGAGGCTTAGCGTAATGATCATCTGCAAAACTCCTCGCGAGATAGAAATCATGCGAGAAGCTGGCAGGATCGTTGCTTTAACTCATCAAGAGTTGAAACAACATATTACTCCAGGAATTACAACGAAAGAGCTCGATCAAATAGCGGAAAAGACGATTCGAAAATATGGTGCTACGCCATCTTTTAAAGGATACAACGGATTTCCGGGGAGCATATGTGCT
Encoded here:
- a CDS encoding adenylate kinase, with product MNLILMGLPGAGKGTQAEQIVAKYNIPHISTGDMFRAAMKAETELGLQAKSFIDKGALVPDEVTIGIVRERLSQEDCIKGFLLDGFPRTVAQASALEEIMKDLGKKIDYVLNINVDSGLLLTRLTGRRICKECGATYHLEFNPPAKADVCDKCGGELYQRSDDNEETVANRLDVNIKQTKPLLDFYEELGYLQSINGEQDINKVFADIDVLIGGLA